A genomic segment from Anabas testudineus chromosome 6, fAnaTes1.2, whole genome shotgun sequence encodes:
- the asb13b gene encoding ankyrin repeat and SOCS box protein 13: protein MEVTRARPSLYGEIAHGLGFWTDRSAVHEAAASGRALQLQQLIEGGAAVNIVAVDSITPLHEACIQGQTQCVRLLLDAGAQVDARNIDGSTPLCDACAAGSLECVKLLLEYGATVNPPLFTFSPLHEACMGGNSDCVQLMIDQGAFMEAHDCHYGTPLHVACARQHCDCAKVLLNAGASVNAAKLHETALHHAAKTKNVDLIELLVEFGGNVYARDNLNKKPIHYTSHGSPSYLCLEFYENTPLSLQQISRVAVRRALGTRACKVVSKLGLPNRIISFLSYMPPPVIEM from the exons ATGGAGGTCACTCGAGCCAGACCGTCCTTGTATGGAGAAATCG CTCATGGTCTTGGATTCTGGACTGACCGGTCAGCAGTGCATGAGGCTGCTGCCTCTGGCAGAgctctccagctgcagcagctgattgaGGGAGGTGCAGCTGTTAATATTGTGGCTGTGGACTCCATCACCCCATTGCATGAGGCGTGCATACAAGGACAGACTCAGTGTGTCAGACTGCTGCTGGACGCTGGTGCACAG GTGGATGCTCGTAACATAGATGGAAGCACTCCACTGTGTGACGCCTGTGCAGCTGGTAGCCTGGAATGTGTTAAGCTGCTGTTGGAGTATGGAGCAACAGTTAATCCTCCATTATTTACTTTCTCTCCTCTGCATGAGGCATGCATGGGAG GAAATTCAGATTGTGTTCAACTTATGATTGATCAAGGAGCTTTCATGGAGGCCCATGACTGCCACTATGGGACACCACTTCATGTCGCCTGTGCCAGGCAACACTGTGACTGCGCCAAAGTTCTCCTTAATGCAG GGGCCAGTGTCAATGCTGCCAAGCTACATGAGACTGCCCTTCATCATGCAGCCAAAACAAAGAATGTTGACTTGATTGAGCTACTTGTGGAGTTTGGGGGCAATGTGTATGCCAGGGATAACCTCAACAAAAAACCCATCCACTACACCAGTCATGGATCTCCCTCTTATCTTTGCCTTGAGTTCTATGAAA ATACTCCCCTCAGTCTACAGCAGATCAGCAGAGTGGCTGTAAGGAGGGCGCTCGGAACAAGAGCATGTAAAGTAGTTTCTAAACTGGGCCTGCCCAATCGCATCATAAGTTTTCTTTCGTACATGCCACCTCCAGTTATTGAAATGTAA
- the LOC113165494 gene encoding neuroepithelial cell-transforming gene 1 protein-like isoform X1, giving the protein MEENEEVSGRMVANRKQKLRRVSSRTSTTSVISAAEPSPQTLRRNNSKKPPLQRGSSFTFLTPGTPWDFSLKRKRKEKDDDTVSLSSFDLKEPSNKRVRPLAKVSSLVNLISPSKNGAVRRFGQTIQSMSLRGDTKSPGMSLKASSRAAGPTPTKRRNSTLWSETLDIHQKSTFSTKEIKRQEAIYELYRGEQDLIEDLQLARKVRKVTCTIIWGNQNIYSLSPHLVSHCFCVCLQAYHDPMLKLSIMTEEELAHIFGDLDAYIPLHEDLLIKLTEGTGPNGTVAEIGQIVINWLPGLNAYKNYCSNQLAAKALLDQKKQDKRVQDFLQRCLESPFSRKLDLWSFLDIPRSRLVKYPLLLREILRHTPPDHSDVASLEKAITIIQEILSEINVRKGESECKYYIDKLEYLDEKQRDPLIDNCKTLLCHGELRNKSGSRLHVFLFSELLVLTRPVTRNDRSCFQVYRQPIPVRDLALEDLQDGEIRMGGSFRGAFTSGEKAKNIFRVSSVDPSHGQSHTLHVNDVYHKQQWLNCLRTAMTQQQGAPPTLQQGEGVPAKRRSTTICNEETDENCPPVSGPKLRPQTLSKTRLDQKFQGSLKRKETGV; this is encoded by the exons atggaagaaaatgaagaagtgaGTGGAAGGATGGTggcaaacagaaagcagaaactTCGACGGGTGTCATCGAGGACGTCCACTACCAGTGTCATCAGCGCCGCAGAGCCCTCTCCACAAACACTCCGGAGAAACAACTCCAAGAA ACCTCCATTGCAGAGAGGCAGCTCCTTCACCTTTCTAACTCCAGGGACTCCGTGGGACTTCAGTTTA AAAAGAAAGCGTAAAGAGAAGGATGACGACACTGTCAGTTTGTCCAGCTTCGACCTCAAG GAACCAAGTAACAAACGAGTACGACCACTGGCCAAAGTTTCTTCCCTTGTCAACTTGATATCCCCTTCCAAGAATGGAGCAGTGCGCCGCTTTGGCCAGACTATACAG TCAATGTCATTACGTGGTGATACAAAGTCACCAGGGATGTCCTTGAAAGCCAGCAGCAGGGCAGCAGGTCCCACTCCCACTAAGCGTAGAAACAGCACGCTGTGGTCAGAGACACTGGACATCCATCAGAAGAGCACATTCTCCACCAAAGAGATTAAGAGACAAGAG GCAATTTATGAGCTTTACAGGGGCGAGCAGGATCTAATTGAAGATCTTCAACTTGCACGAAAGGTTAGAAAAGTTACATGTACAATTATCTGGGgaaatcaaaacatttattctttgtCACCTCATTTGGTCTCACACTGCTTCTGTGTTTGCCTTCAGGCGTACCATGATCCAATGCTAAAGCTCTCCATcatgacagaggaggagctaGCTCATATATTTGGGGACCTGGATGCATACATTCCCTTACATGAGG ACTTATTGATAAAACTGACAGAGGGAACTGGCCCCAATGGAACAGTGGCTGAGATCGGGCAGATAGTAATAAACTGG TTGCCTGGTCTGAATGCTTATAAAAACTACTGCAGCAACCAGCTTGCAGCCAAAGCCCTACTGGACCAGAAAAAGCAGGACAAGAGGGTGCAGGACTTCCTGCAACGCTGTCTGGAATCGCCTTTCAGCAGGAAGCTGGACCTCTGGAGCTTCCTTGACATCCCACGTTCACGACTCGTCAAATACCCACTGCTGCTGCGAGAGATCCTCAGACACACTCCTCCTGATCATTCGGACGTAGCCAGCCTGGAGAAAGCT ATCACTATAATTCAGGAGATTTTGTCTGAAATCAACGTGAGGAAAGGGGAGTCTGAGTGTAAGTACTACATAGACAAACTGGAGTACTTGGATGAAAAGCAGCGAGACCCTCTCATAGACAACTGTAAGACGCTGCTTTGTCACGGTGAGCTGCGGAACAAGAGTGGCTCG AGGCTGCACGTGTTCCTCTTCTCTGAGCTGCTGGTTCTGACCCGACCAGTGACACGCAATGACAGAAGCTGCTTCCAGGTCTATCGACAACCCATCCCAGTTCGGGATTTGGCTCTAGAGGACCTGCAGGATGGAGAGATACGCATGGGGGGGTCATTCAGAGGAGCTTTCACCTCTGGAGAGAAAG CTAAGAACATTTTCCGTGTGAGCTCTGTGGATCCATCCCATGGCCAGTCCCACACACTTCATGTCAATGATGTCTACCACAAGCAACAATGGCTCAACTGTCTACGCACTGCGATGACCCAACAACAGGGGGCTCCACCTACACTTCAGCAGGGAGAAGGTGTCCCAGCCAAGCGGCGCTCTACCACCATCTGTAACGAAGAGACAGACGAGAACTGTCCACCTGTCTCTGGCCCCAAACTGAGGCCACAGACGCTCTCCAAAACCAGACTGGACCAGAAGTTTCAAGGCTCTCTaaagaggaaggagacaggagTGTAG
- the LOC113165494 gene encoding neuroepithelial cell-transforming gene 1 protein-like isoform X2, translating into MEENEEVSGRMVANRKQKLRRVSSRTSTTSVISAAEPSPQTLRRNNSKKPPLQRGSSFTFLTPGTPWDFSLKRKRKEKDDDTVSLSSFDLKEPSNKRVRPLAKVSSLVNLISPSKNGAVRRFGQTIQSMSLRGDTKSPGMSLKASSRAAGPTPTKRRNSTLWSETLDIHQKSTFSTKEIKRQEAIYELYRGEQDLIEDLQLARKAYHDPMLKLSIMTEEELAHIFGDLDAYIPLHEDLLIKLTEGTGPNGTVAEIGQIVINWLPGLNAYKNYCSNQLAAKALLDQKKQDKRVQDFLQRCLESPFSRKLDLWSFLDIPRSRLVKYPLLLREILRHTPPDHSDVASLEKAITIIQEILSEINVRKGESECKYYIDKLEYLDEKQRDPLIDNCKTLLCHGELRNKSGSRLHVFLFSELLVLTRPVTRNDRSCFQVYRQPIPVRDLALEDLQDGEIRMGGSFRGAFTSGEKAKNIFRVSSVDPSHGQSHTLHVNDVYHKQQWLNCLRTAMTQQQGAPPTLQQGEGVPAKRRSTTICNEETDENCPPVSGPKLRPQTLSKTRLDQKFQGSLKRKETGV; encoded by the exons atggaagaaaatgaagaagtgaGTGGAAGGATGGTggcaaacagaaagcagaaactTCGACGGGTGTCATCGAGGACGTCCACTACCAGTGTCATCAGCGCCGCAGAGCCCTCTCCACAAACACTCCGGAGAAACAACTCCAAGAA ACCTCCATTGCAGAGAGGCAGCTCCTTCACCTTTCTAACTCCAGGGACTCCGTGGGACTTCAGTTTA AAAAGAAAGCGTAAAGAGAAGGATGACGACACTGTCAGTTTGTCCAGCTTCGACCTCAAG GAACCAAGTAACAAACGAGTACGACCACTGGCCAAAGTTTCTTCCCTTGTCAACTTGATATCCCCTTCCAAGAATGGAGCAGTGCGCCGCTTTGGCCAGACTATACAG TCAATGTCATTACGTGGTGATACAAAGTCACCAGGGATGTCCTTGAAAGCCAGCAGCAGGGCAGCAGGTCCCACTCCCACTAAGCGTAGAAACAGCACGCTGTGGTCAGAGACACTGGACATCCATCAGAAGAGCACATTCTCCACCAAAGAGATTAAGAGACAAGAG GCAATTTATGAGCTTTACAGGGGCGAGCAGGATCTAATTGAAGATCTTCAACTTGCACGAAAG GCGTACCATGATCCAATGCTAAAGCTCTCCATcatgacagaggaggagctaGCTCATATATTTGGGGACCTGGATGCATACATTCCCTTACATGAGG ACTTATTGATAAAACTGACAGAGGGAACTGGCCCCAATGGAACAGTGGCTGAGATCGGGCAGATAGTAATAAACTGG TTGCCTGGTCTGAATGCTTATAAAAACTACTGCAGCAACCAGCTTGCAGCCAAAGCCCTACTGGACCAGAAAAAGCAGGACAAGAGGGTGCAGGACTTCCTGCAACGCTGTCTGGAATCGCCTTTCAGCAGGAAGCTGGACCTCTGGAGCTTCCTTGACATCCCACGTTCACGACTCGTCAAATACCCACTGCTGCTGCGAGAGATCCTCAGACACACTCCTCCTGATCATTCGGACGTAGCCAGCCTGGAGAAAGCT ATCACTATAATTCAGGAGATTTTGTCTGAAATCAACGTGAGGAAAGGGGAGTCTGAGTGTAAGTACTACATAGACAAACTGGAGTACTTGGATGAAAAGCAGCGAGACCCTCTCATAGACAACTGTAAGACGCTGCTTTGTCACGGTGAGCTGCGGAACAAGAGTGGCTCG AGGCTGCACGTGTTCCTCTTCTCTGAGCTGCTGGTTCTGACCCGACCAGTGACACGCAATGACAGAAGCTGCTTCCAGGTCTATCGACAACCCATCCCAGTTCGGGATTTGGCTCTAGAGGACCTGCAGGATGGAGAGATACGCATGGGGGGGTCATTCAGAGGAGCTTTCACCTCTGGAGAGAAAG CTAAGAACATTTTCCGTGTGAGCTCTGTGGATCCATCCCATGGCCAGTCCCACACACTTCATGTCAATGATGTCTACCACAAGCAACAATGGCTCAACTGTCTACGCACTGCGATGACCCAACAACAGGGGGCTCCACCTACACTTCAGCAGGGAGAAGGTGTCCCAGCCAAGCGGCGCTCTACCACCATCTGTAACGAAGAGACAGACGAGAACTGTCCACCTGTCTCTGGCCCCAAACTGAGGCCACAGACGCTCTCCAAAACCAGACTGGACCAGAAGTTTCAAGGCTCTCTaaagaggaaggagacaggagTGTAG
- the LOC113166347 gene encoding uncharacterized protein LOC113166347, translating into MTDFAFEQFLLEREEKYLFTLVFRSAVDRNESAGGERPKRRIIKMEVSNLRSSGLTYSQVKSLAACLPSLQCGPRTDDEQFDQMWCKEMFGVRKFSSTSKRRVNPPSAGSERRRHHPSDCSHLLLATPVHPEQIDIQTLANTQNHFNIMEFEGRTSVRVTSSVHSPDGRESQRKWRVSDYNLEGEIILSVIFSMTMDMTGQ; encoded by the exons atgacagattttGCTTTTGAACAATTTCTCcttgaaagagaagaaaaatatcTTTTCACGCTTGTTTTCAGATCAGCAGTCGACAGGAATGAAAGTGCAG GTGGTGAACGGCCAAAGAGAAGGATCATTAAGATGGAGGTGTCCAACCTCAGGTCATCAGGTCTGACTTACAGCCAGGTAAAGTCTTTAGCAGCTTGCTTACCTTCACTCCAGTGTGGGCCCAGAACAGATGATGAGCAATTTGACCAAATGTGGTGCAAGGAAATGTTTGGTGTACGGAAATTCAGCTCAACTTCCAAACGGAGAGTAAACCCACCATCTGCTGGGTCTGAGAGGAGGAGGCACCACCCGTCAGACTGCAGCCACTTACTGCTGGCGACTCCAGTCCACCCAGAACAGATCGATATACAGACCCTGGCTAACACCCAGAACCACTTCAACATCATGGAGTTTGAGGGGAGGACGTCTGTGAGAGTCACGTCCTCTGTTCACTCACCTGATGGAAGAGAGAGTCAGAGGAAGTGGAGAGTGTCTGACTACAATCTGGAGGGCGAGATTATCCTGTCTGTGATCTTCTCCATGACCATGGACATGACAGGGCAGTGA
- the LOC113166375 gene encoding vegetative cell wall protein gp1-like isoform X1, translating into MGGNGPSRVPQDRDGAGGVILVQGIRLSDKVIRRMKQNDRPPSHSSDTPTATPVPTPPPVKHSLPPPTAPPPPVIPINPAPPQEAPSTPPSVEPVKLIPPPPVKFHTLPPSSVDAPPPVETKTPPSPPSTPSHVEPASPPPPAVVLPPLVPLPLEPQSPSTPPAAEHKAATVSPPVPSDHEKPVTVEPVAVAPAFLETAVPLNPSVEALHPPPTVESTAAEPIIPPCPVDSAPVEVLPPEVEPPAVDSPPPCELVPPPPPPEPSPAPDLTFEESSLLCHCVELAVIPADEPIVEPAAPPPPDPVPPAVEPSLTPSLPPVEDEVVTTMPPPAAVLEEKLRQKIKEEMWKSLEEEINQKRQELQRQLEEVRAQAQAEAKAAAQAQVEEQVKKTLAAEKAAYVEKLTDSIMKERKKTEDENLLVQLYWMELKAHKLEEREKELKKRDALYKEQVAKLEGKCSEFYKVTAESFQKGKEETHNRFTRFDVQPVCGDLQSQILKCYKENTGRTLSCSRIASAYMQCVDNAKKNKLSTGG; encoded by the exons ATGGGGGGAAACGGGCCGAGTCGCGTCCCCCAGGACCGTGATGGTGCAGGTGGAGTTATTTTGGTGCAGGGCATCAGG ctgtcgGACAAAGTCATCAGGCGGATGAAACAGAATGATCGTCCTCCATCACACTCATCTGATACTCCAACAGCCACTCCAGTTCCCACCCCACCCCCTGTTAAACACTCGCTGCCTCCTCCGAcagcacctcctcctccagtcaTCCCCATTAACCCAGCTCCACCTCAGGAAGCCCCGTCCACGCCTCCATCAGTGGAACCTGTAAAACTCATCCCCCCGCCTCCTGTGAAGTTTCAcactcttcctccttcctctgtaGACGCTCCACCACCCGTAGAGACAAAAACTCCACCTTCACCTCCATCCACACCTTCTCATGTGGAGCctgcatctcctcctcctcctgcagtaGTCCTTCCTCCTCTTGTCCCACTTCCATTAGAGCCACAAAGTCCATCTACACCACCTGCTGCAGAACACAAAGCTGCTACCGTTTCTCCACCTGTTCCCTCTGACCATGAGAAACCAGTTACTGTTGAACCTGTTGCTGTAGCTCCGGCTTTTCTTGAAACTGCTGTCCCATTGAATCCATCAGTTGAAGCTCTCCACCCTCCACCCACTGTTGAATCTACAGCAGCTGAACCCATAATTCCACCCTGTCCTGTTGACTCAGCTCCAGTTGAGGTTTTACCACCTGAAGTGGAGCCTCCAGCTGTTGATTCACCACCTCCATGTGAACTagtccctcctccacctcctccagaaCCCTCTCCTGCTCCAGACCTGACTTTTGAAGAGTCCTCcctgctgtgtcactgtgtggAGCTGGCTGTCATACCAGCTGATGAACCCATCGTAGAGCCTGCAGCACCTCCTCCACCTGATCCAGTTCCACCTGCCGTGGAGCCCTCTCTGACCCCGTCTTTGCCCCCTGTTGAGGATGAAGTGGTCACCACAATGCctccacctgcagcag TGTTGGAGGAAAAGCTGAGGCAGAAGATCAAAGAGGAGATGTGGAAAAGTCTGGAGGAGGAGATCAACCAGAAGAGACAGGAGCTGCAGCGACA GCTGGAGGAGGTGAGGGCTCAGGCTCAGGCAGAGGCAAAGGCAGCAGCTCAGGCTCAGGTGGAGGAGCAGGTGAAGAAGACGCTGGCGGCGGAGAAGGCGGCATACGTGGAGAAGCTGACAGACTCCATCATGAAAGAGCGAAAGAAGACAGAAGATGAGAATCTCCTGGTTCAGCTTTAT TGGATGGAGCTGAAG GCTCATAagctggaggagagggagaaagagctGAAAAAGCGAGACGCTCTTTACAAGGAACAAGTTGCAAAACTTGAAGGAAAA TGTTCTGAATTTTATAAAGTGACTGCTGAGAGTTTCCAGAAAGGCAAAGAGGAGACACACAACCGGTTTAC TCGTTTCGATGTCCAGCCAGTTTGTGGAGACCTGCAGAGTCAAATCCTAAAATGCTACAAGGAAAACACAGGAAGGACTCTGTCCTGCTCGAGAATCGCCTCTGCATATATGCAGTGTGTGGACAATGCTAAGAAA AATAAATTAAGCACTGGAGGTTAA
- the LOC113166375 gene encoding vegetative cell wall protein gp1-like isoform X2, giving the protein MGGNGPSRVPQDRDGAGGVILVQGIRLSDKVIRRMKQNDRPPSHSSDTPTATPVPTPPPVKHSLPPPTAPPPPVIPINPAPPQEAPSTPPSVEPVKLIPPPPVKFHTLPPSSVDAPPPVETKTPPSPPSTPSHVEPASPPPPAVVLPPLVPLPLEPQSPSTPPAAEHKAATVSPPVPSDHEKPVTVEPVAVAPAFLETAVPLNPSVEALHPPPTVESTAAEPIIPPCPVDSAPVEVLPPEVEPPAVDSPPPCELVPPPPPPEPSPAPDLTFEESSLLCHCVELAVIPADEPIVEPAAPPPPDPVPPAVEPSLTPSLPPVEDEVVTTMPPPAAVLEEKLRQKIKEEMWKSLEEEINQKRQELQRQLEEVRAQAQAEAKAAAQAQVEEQVKKTLAAEKAAYVEKLTDSIMKERKKTEDENLLVQLYAHKLEEREKELKKRDALYKEQVAKLEGKCSEFYKVTAESFQKGKEETHNRFTRFDVQPVCGDLQSQILKCYKENTGRTLSCSRIASAYMQCVDNAKKNKLSTGG; this is encoded by the exons ATGGGGGGAAACGGGCCGAGTCGCGTCCCCCAGGACCGTGATGGTGCAGGTGGAGTTATTTTGGTGCAGGGCATCAGG ctgtcgGACAAAGTCATCAGGCGGATGAAACAGAATGATCGTCCTCCATCACACTCATCTGATACTCCAACAGCCACTCCAGTTCCCACCCCACCCCCTGTTAAACACTCGCTGCCTCCTCCGAcagcacctcctcctccagtcaTCCCCATTAACCCAGCTCCACCTCAGGAAGCCCCGTCCACGCCTCCATCAGTGGAACCTGTAAAACTCATCCCCCCGCCTCCTGTGAAGTTTCAcactcttcctccttcctctgtaGACGCTCCACCACCCGTAGAGACAAAAACTCCACCTTCACCTCCATCCACACCTTCTCATGTGGAGCctgcatctcctcctcctcctgcagtaGTCCTTCCTCCTCTTGTCCCACTTCCATTAGAGCCACAAAGTCCATCTACACCACCTGCTGCAGAACACAAAGCTGCTACCGTTTCTCCACCTGTTCCCTCTGACCATGAGAAACCAGTTACTGTTGAACCTGTTGCTGTAGCTCCGGCTTTTCTTGAAACTGCTGTCCCATTGAATCCATCAGTTGAAGCTCTCCACCCTCCACCCACTGTTGAATCTACAGCAGCTGAACCCATAATTCCACCCTGTCCTGTTGACTCAGCTCCAGTTGAGGTTTTACCACCTGAAGTGGAGCCTCCAGCTGTTGATTCACCACCTCCATGTGAACTagtccctcctccacctcctccagaaCCCTCTCCTGCTCCAGACCTGACTTTTGAAGAGTCCTCcctgctgtgtcactgtgtggAGCTGGCTGTCATACCAGCTGATGAACCCATCGTAGAGCCTGCAGCACCTCCTCCACCTGATCCAGTTCCACCTGCCGTGGAGCCCTCTCTGACCCCGTCTTTGCCCCCTGTTGAGGATGAAGTGGTCACCACAATGCctccacctgcagcag TGTTGGAGGAAAAGCTGAGGCAGAAGATCAAAGAGGAGATGTGGAAAAGTCTGGAGGAGGAGATCAACCAGAAGAGACAGGAGCTGCAGCGACA GCTGGAGGAGGTGAGGGCTCAGGCTCAGGCAGAGGCAAAGGCAGCAGCTCAGGCTCAGGTGGAGGAGCAGGTGAAGAAGACGCTGGCGGCGGAGAAGGCGGCATACGTGGAGAAGCTGACAGACTCCATCATGAAAGAGCGAAAGAAGACAGAAGATGAGAATCTCCTGGTTCAGCTTTAT GCTCATAagctggaggagagggagaaagagctGAAAAAGCGAGACGCTCTTTACAAGGAACAAGTTGCAAAACTTGAAGGAAAA TGTTCTGAATTTTATAAAGTGACTGCTGAGAGTTTCCAGAAAGGCAAAGAGGAGACACACAACCGGTTTAC TCGTTTCGATGTCCAGCCAGTTTGTGGAGACCTGCAGAGTCAAATCCTAAAATGCTACAAGGAAAACACAGGAAGGACTCTGTCCTGCTCGAGAATCGCCTCTGCATATATGCAGTGTGTGGACAATGCTAAGAAA AATAAATTAAGCACTGGAGGTTAA